Proteins from a single region of Osmerus eperlanus chromosome 26, fOsmEpe2.1, whole genome shotgun sequence:
- the LOC134013001 gene encoding ran-binding protein 3-like isoform X1, giving the protein MWDQRSHQPAIRGLDTSHVQMKVRRLIVRYGVNVRAKGEKKQRKRGIGEEERGGLGCPDWREGTEVVAVRMEDDQEKPALTPPVFVFQKDKAQKRPAEGCSAEDGGDSTRDDRSYCPPVKRERTLSLNQNSSSHSEEKTGGFRLKPPTLIHGQAPSAGVPSQKPKEEHHRSVLRPAVLQAPTSTTLPHTGVNSGTNGVNCSSETPAVSHGDTDDHACSTDDTHVSRECKSRSESQRGRGGRVERKERKEPPAEFVFGQNVKDRAKVDDCSESSDSKDSGVSADPPPGETNYFLQYISTPSSQTAAPDSDSSAKFVFGQNMSDRVLSPPAEGSTEPLGPAPGQPRPPERSIEKEPSAAVESLEASAAAYTKATARHCLLEKVEVITGEEAESNVLQIQCKLFVFDKLSQSWVERGRGLLRLNDMASTDDGSLQSRLVMRTQGSLRLILNTKLWAQMQTEKAGEKSLRITAMDTEDQGLKVFLIAASSKDTGQLYAALHHRILALRNRSEQDPEPRPPLPPGHAPQSNEDDSDEDRALNHAPAATTTGAAPNATETGPSAGGLSEGAVPQTSGSS; this is encoded by the exons ATGTGGGATCAGAGGTCCCACCAACCAGCCATAAGAGGCTTAGACACCTCACACGTCCAAATGAAAGTGAGGAGATTAAT AGTAAGGTATGGTGTGAACGTCAGAGCTaaaggagagaagaagcagagaaaaagagggattggagaggaagagagaggaggtctaggttgtccagactggagagaaggaacagaagtGGTGGCAGTGAGAATGGAGGACGACCAGG AGAAGCCAGCCTTAACCCCACCTGTGTTCGTCTTCCAGAAAGACAAAGCCCAGAAG AGGCCAGCAGAGGGATGCAGtgcagaggatggaggag actcTACAAGAGATGACAGGAGTTACTGTCCGCCAGTCAAGAGGGAGAGGACCTTGTCTCTAAACCAGAACTCATCCTcacactcag AGGAGAAAACAGGAGGATTTCGCCTGAAGCCTCCTACTCTGATCCATGGCCAGGCACCCAGTGCAG GTGTTCCCAGCCAGAAGCCCAAGGAGGAGCACCATCGTAGTGTCCTCCGACCAGCAGTCCTACAGGCCCCCACCAGCACCACGCTaccacacacag GTGTGAACAGCGGGACCAACGGTGTGAACTGCTCATCGGAAACCCCCGCCGTCTCCCACGGCGACACCGACGACCACGCCTGCAGCACGGACGACACGCACGTGTCCCGG GAGTGTAAGAGCAGGAGTgagagccagagagggagaggagggagggtggagaggaaggagaggaaggagcccCCTGCGGAGTTTGTGTTTGGACAGAACGTTAAGGACAGAGCCAAG gtggacgACTGCAGCGAGTCATCAGACAGTAAAGACAGTGGTGTGTCAGCAGACCCTCCTCCAGGAGAGACAAACTACTTCCTGCAGTACATCAGCACTCCCAG ctcccagactgCCGCCCCCGACTCAGACTCTTCGGCCAAGTTCGTGTTTGGGCAGAACATGTCGGACCGGGTCCTG AGccctccagcagagggcagcacgGAGCCGCTTGGCCCCGCCCCCGGACAGCCCCGCCCTCCAGAGCGCAGCATAGAGAAAG AGCCCAGTGCGGCGGTGGAGTCGCTGGAGGCTTCCGCGGCGGCCTACACCAAGGCCACGGCACGCCACTGcctgctggagaaggtggaggtgatcacgggagaggaggcggagagCAACGTGctgcag ATCCAGTGTAAGCTGTTTGTGTTTGACAAGCTGTCCCAGTCATGGGTGGAACGAGGCAGAGGGCTGCTCAGGCTCAACGACATGGCCTCCACGGACGACGGGTCTCTGCAGTCCAGGCTGG tgatgcGGACCCAGGGCAGCTTGCGCCTCATCCTGAACACCAAGCTGTGGGCCCAGATGCAGACAGAGAAGGCCGGAGAGAAGAGCCTCCGTATCACAGCCATGGACACGGAGGACCAGGGCCTGAAGGTGTTCCTCATAGCG GCCAGTTCTAAGGACACAGGCCAGCTGTACGCCGCACTGCATCACCGTATACTGGCCCTCCGGAACCGCTCGGAACAGGACCCGGAGCCCcgcccacccctgccccctggcCACGCCCCTCAGTCCAATGAGGATGACAGCGACGAGGACCGTGCCCTCAACCACGCCCCTGCTGCCACGACGACAGGCGCCGCCCCTAATGCCACGGAGACGGGCCCTTCCGCCGGTG GTCTGTCTGAGGGAGCTGTGCCCCAGACCAGTGGCAGTTCGTag
- the LOC134013001 gene encoding ran-binding protein 3-like isoform X2 — translation MWDQRSHQPAIRGLDTSHVQMKVRRLIVRYGVNVRAKGEKKQRKRGIGEEERGGLGCPDWREGTEVVAVRMEDDQEKPALTPPVFVFQKDKAQKRPAEGCSAEDGGDSTRDDRSYCPPVKRERTLSLNQNSSSHSEEKTGGFRLKPPTLIHGQAPSAGVPSQKPKEEHHRSVLRPAVLQAPTSTTLPHTGVNSGTNGVNCSSETPAVSHGDTDDHACSTDDTHVSRECKSRSESQRGRGGRVERKERKEPPAEFVFGQNVKDRAKVDDCSESSDSKDSGVSADPPPGETNYFLQYISTPSSQTAAPDSDSSAKFVFGQNMSDRVLSPPAEGSTEPLGPAPGQPRPPERSIEKEPSAAVESLEASAAAYTKATARHCLLEKVEVITGEEAESNVLQIQCKLFVFDKLSQSWVERGRGLLRLNDMASTDDGSLQSRLVMRTQGSLRLILNTKLWAQMQTEKAGEKSLRITAMDTEDQGLKVFLIAASSKDTGQLYAALHHRILALRNRSEQDPEPRPPLPPGHAPQSNEDDSDEDRALNHAPAATTTGAAPNATETGPGLSEGAVPQTSGSS, via the exons ATGTGGGATCAGAGGTCCCACCAACCAGCCATAAGAGGCTTAGACACCTCACACGTCCAAATGAAAGTGAGGAGATTAAT AGTAAGGTATGGTGTGAACGTCAGAGCTaaaggagagaagaagcagagaaaaagagggattggagaggaagagagaggaggtctaggttgtccagactggagagaaggaacagaagtGGTGGCAGTGAGAATGGAGGACGACCAGG AGAAGCCAGCCTTAACCCCACCTGTGTTCGTCTTCCAGAAAGACAAAGCCCAGAAG AGGCCAGCAGAGGGATGCAGtgcagaggatggaggag actcTACAAGAGATGACAGGAGTTACTGTCCGCCAGTCAAGAGGGAGAGGACCTTGTCTCTAAACCAGAACTCATCCTcacactcag AGGAGAAAACAGGAGGATTTCGCCTGAAGCCTCCTACTCTGATCCATGGCCAGGCACCCAGTGCAG GTGTTCCCAGCCAGAAGCCCAAGGAGGAGCACCATCGTAGTGTCCTCCGACCAGCAGTCCTACAGGCCCCCACCAGCACCACGCTaccacacacag GTGTGAACAGCGGGACCAACGGTGTGAACTGCTCATCGGAAACCCCCGCCGTCTCCCACGGCGACACCGACGACCACGCCTGCAGCACGGACGACACGCACGTGTCCCGG GAGTGTAAGAGCAGGAGTgagagccagagagggagaggagggagggtggagaggaaggagaggaaggagcccCCTGCGGAGTTTGTGTTTGGACAGAACGTTAAGGACAGAGCCAAG gtggacgACTGCAGCGAGTCATCAGACAGTAAAGACAGTGGTGTGTCAGCAGACCCTCCTCCAGGAGAGACAAACTACTTCCTGCAGTACATCAGCACTCCCAG ctcccagactgCCGCCCCCGACTCAGACTCTTCGGCCAAGTTCGTGTTTGGGCAGAACATGTCGGACCGGGTCCTG AGccctccagcagagggcagcacgGAGCCGCTTGGCCCCGCCCCCGGACAGCCCCGCCCTCCAGAGCGCAGCATAGAGAAAG AGCCCAGTGCGGCGGTGGAGTCGCTGGAGGCTTCCGCGGCGGCCTACACCAAGGCCACGGCACGCCACTGcctgctggagaaggtggaggtgatcacgggagaggaggcggagagCAACGTGctgcag ATCCAGTGTAAGCTGTTTGTGTTTGACAAGCTGTCCCAGTCATGGGTGGAACGAGGCAGAGGGCTGCTCAGGCTCAACGACATGGCCTCCACGGACGACGGGTCTCTGCAGTCCAGGCTGG tgatgcGGACCCAGGGCAGCTTGCGCCTCATCCTGAACACCAAGCTGTGGGCCCAGATGCAGACAGAGAAGGCCGGAGAGAAGAGCCTCCGTATCACAGCCATGGACACGGAGGACCAGGGCCTGAAGGTGTTCCTCATAGCG GCCAGTTCTAAGGACACAGGCCAGCTGTACGCCGCACTGCATCACCGTATACTGGCCCTCCGGAACCGCTCGGAACAGGACCCGGAGCCCcgcccacccctgccccctggcCACGCCCCTCAGTCCAATGAGGATGACAGCGACGAGGACCGTGCCCTCAACCACGCCCCTGCTGCCACGACGACAGGCGCCGCCCCTAATGCCACGGAGACGGGCCCT GGTCTGTCTGAGGGAGCTGTGCCCCAGACCAGTGGCAGTTCGTag
- the LOC134013001 gene encoding ran-binding protein 3-like isoform X3 — protein sequence MEDDQEKPALTPPVFVFQKDKAQKRPAEGCSAEDGGDSTRDDRSYCPPVKRERTLSLNQNSSSHSEEKTGGFRLKPPTLIHGQAPSAGVPSQKPKEEHHRSVLRPAVLQAPTSTTLPHTGVNSGTNGVNCSSETPAVSHGDTDDHACSTDDTHVSRECKSRSESQRGRGGRVERKERKEPPAEFVFGQNVKDRAKVDDCSESSDSKDSGVSADPPPGETNYFLQYISTPSSQTAAPDSDSSAKFVFGQNMSDRVLSPPAEGSTEPLGPAPGQPRPPERSIEKEPSAAVESLEASAAAYTKATARHCLLEKVEVITGEEAESNVLQIQCKLFVFDKLSQSWVERGRGLLRLNDMASTDDGSLQSRLVMRTQGSLRLILNTKLWAQMQTEKAGEKSLRITAMDTEDQGLKVFLIAASSKDTGQLYAALHHRILALRNRSEQDPEPRPPLPPGHAPQSNEDDSDEDRALNHAPAATTTGAAPNATETGPSAGGLSEGAVPQTSGSS from the exons ATGGAGGACGACCAGG AGAAGCCAGCCTTAACCCCACCTGTGTTCGTCTTCCAGAAAGACAAAGCCCAGAAG AGGCCAGCAGAGGGATGCAGtgcagaggatggaggag actcTACAAGAGATGACAGGAGTTACTGTCCGCCAGTCAAGAGGGAGAGGACCTTGTCTCTAAACCAGAACTCATCCTcacactcag AGGAGAAAACAGGAGGATTTCGCCTGAAGCCTCCTACTCTGATCCATGGCCAGGCACCCAGTGCAG GTGTTCCCAGCCAGAAGCCCAAGGAGGAGCACCATCGTAGTGTCCTCCGACCAGCAGTCCTACAGGCCCCCACCAGCACCACGCTaccacacacag GTGTGAACAGCGGGACCAACGGTGTGAACTGCTCATCGGAAACCCCCGCCGTCTCCCACGGCGACACCGACGACCACGCCTGCAGCACGGACGACACGCACGTGTCCCGG GAGTGTAAGAGCAGGAGTgagagccagagagggagaggagggagggtggagaggaaggagaggaaggagcccCCTGCGGAGTTTGTGTTTGGACAGAACGTTAAGGACAGAGCCAAG gtggacgACTGCAGCGAGTCATCAGACAGTAAAGACAGTGGTGTGTCAGCAGACCCTCCTCCAGGAGAGACAAACTACTTCCTGCAGTACATCAGCACTCCCAG ctcccagactgCCGCCCCCGACTCAGACTCTTCGGCCAAGTTCGTGTTTGGGCAGAACATGTCGGACCGGGTCCTG AGccctccagcagagggcagcacgGAGCCGCTTGGCCCCGCCCCCGGACAGCCCCGCCCTCCAGAGCGCAGCATAGAGAAAG AGCCCAGTGCGGCGGTGGAGTCGCTGGAGGCTTCCGCGGCGGCCTACACCAAGGCCACGGCACGCCACTGcctgctggagaaggtggaggtgatcacgggagaggaggcggagagCAACGTGctgcag ATCCAGTGTAAGCTGTTTGTGTTTGACAAGCTGTCCCAGTCATGGGTGGAACGAGGCAGAGGGCTGCTCAGGCTCAACGACATGGCCTCCACGGACGACGGGTCTCTGCAGTCCAGGCTGG tgatgcGGACCCAGGGCAGCTTGCGCCTCATCCTGAACACCAAGCTGTGGGCCCAGATGCAGACAGAGAAGGCCGGAGAGAAGAGCCTCCGTATCACAGCCATGGACACGGAGGACCAGGGCCTGAAGGTGTTCCTCATAGCG GCCAGTTCTAAGGACACAGGCCAGCTGTACGCCGCACTGCATCACCGTATACTGGCCCTCCGGAACCGCTCGGAACAGGACCCGGAGCCCcgcccacccctgccccctggcCACGCCCCTCAGTCCAATGAGGATGACAGCGACGAGGACCGTGCCCTCAACCACGCCCCTGCTGCCACGACGACAGGCGCCGCCCCTAATGCCACGGAGACGGGCCCTTCCGCCGGTG GTCTGTCTGAGGGAGCTGTGCCCCAGACCAGTGGCAGTTCGTag